The Deltaproteobacteria bacterium genome includes a region encoding these proteins:
- a CDS encoding biosynthetic peptidoglycan transglycosylase yields MLKKLFLAIIFIILSAIASAGIWFGWWVLSLPNISGLKKADTGLSINVKDANGKHRNWIVGVRNPSWIPLSQVSPRIIDAVVAAEDDAFFQHDGFNFEELKNSIKADLKKKRFARGASTITMQVARNLYLTKEKTISRKLKEAYLTYRLENTLTKNRILELYLNIAEWGPGIYGIGQASGYYFGKGPSELNLNEAALLAVILPNPRYFNPYTRMTKVEERQNYLLMRMFTEHDIETEEYETAVSTSVELREKL; encoded by the coding sequence ATGCTTAAAAAATTATTTCTTGCAATAATATTTATAATACTATCAGCAATCGCCAGCGCCGGCATTTGGTTTGGATGGTGGGTTTTGAGCCTTCCGAATATAAGCGGCCTCAAGAAGGCAGACACAGGTTTGTCAATAAATGTGAAGGATGCTAATGGAAAACACAGGAATTGGATTGTCGGTGTAAGGAATCCTTCATGGATTCCTTTAAGTCAGGTATCGCCGCGTATTATTGATGCTGTGGTTGCAGCAGAGGACGATGCATTTTTCCAGCATGATGGTTTTAATTTTGAGGAGCTAAAGAATTCCATTAAGGCAGATTTGAAAAAGAAGAGGTTTGCAAGGGGCGCATCTACAATAACGATGCAGGTTGCAAGAAATTTATATCTTACAAAGGAAAAGACTATATCAAGGAAACTCAAAGAAGCGTATCTCACATACAGGCTTGAGAATACGCTTACAAAAAACAGGATACTGGAATTATATCTTAATATCGCAGAATGGGGCCCGGGGATTTACGGTATCGGTCAGGCATCAGGATATTATTTTGGCAAAGGGCCTTCGGAATTGAATCTGAATGAGGCGGCGCTTCTGGCTGTAATCCTTCCAAATCCCCGCTATTTTAATCCTTATACACGAATGACAAAGGTGGAAGAGCGGCAGAATTATCTCCTTATGAGGATGTTTACTGAGCATGATATTGAGACTGAGGAATATGAGACGGCCGTATCAACGTCAGTGGAATTGAGGGAAAAATTATGA
- a CDS encoding class I SAM-dependent methyltransferase, with product MTAVPDWDARYTAGEYSSSKEPGKLLKEFIVALPKGKALDIACGEGRNAIFLAKNGYDVDAVDISAVAIKNGDKTAEKEGVRVNFIHADMEQYKIKAETYDLIVNYNYLQRTLVSGIKNGLKKGGVIIFETYTMEQQAIGQPKNPEFLLKPNELLRLFEGMHIFFYREGIFEEEIKKAIASLAGQRL from the coding sequence ATGACCGCTGTGCCGGATTGGGACGCCAGATATACAGCGGGAGAATACTCTTCTTCAAAGGAACCCGGCAAGCTGCTGAAGGAATTTATAGTTGCCCTGCCGAAGGGAAAGGCGCTGGATATAGCTTGTGGCGAGGGAAGGAATGCCATATTCCTTGCAAAGAACGGCTATGATGTGGATGCAGTGGATATCTCAGCCGTTGCGATTAAAAATGGGGATAAAACAGCAGAGAAGGAAGGTGTGAGGGTTAATTTCATCCATGCTGACATGGAGCAATATAAAATCAAGGCAGAGACTTATGACCTTATTGTGAATTACAACTATCTTCAGAGGACGCTTGTATCCGGCATTAAAAACGGCCTGAAAAAGGGAGGGGTTATTATCTTTGAAACCTATACTATGGAGCAGCAGGCAATAGGTCAGCCAAAAAATCCTGAATTTTTACTCAAACCAAATGAACTATTAAGATTGTTTGAAGGAATGCACATCTTTTTCTATAGAGAAGGCATCTTTGAAGAAGAAATAAAAAAAGCGATTGCATCTCTGGCAGGGCAGAGATTATGA
- a CDS encoding MerR family transcriptional regulator — MKTSQILEQVGIPRHKLYYLEQKGYIAPERIPMGDLEAREYSEIDVKKVRLIWKYLKKGFKHKAAYQKAMGDMDEGHAKKGRV, encoded by the coding sequence ATGAAGACATCTCAGATATTGGAACAGGTAGGCATTCCGAGGCATAAGCTCTATTACCTTGAGCAAAAGGGGTATATAGCTCCGGAGCGTATACCGATGGGCGACCTTGAGGCAAGGGAATATAGCGAGATAGATGTAAAGAAAGTTCGTCTTATATGGAAATATTTAAAAAAGGGTTTTAAACATAAAGCAGCGTATCAAAAGGCCATGGGAGATATGGATGAGGGGCATGCTAAAAAGGGGAGGGTATAA
- a CDS encoding AAA family ATPase has translation MYEKFFYLKENPFNITPDPKFLYMSKKHQEALDLLFFGISQRKGFLMLSGEVGTGKTTICRALLEKLDSKVSSALIINPLLSDVELLKSINEDFGLKAETMTMKEQVDALNSFLVGKAKNAENAVVIMDEAQNLSSKALEMIRLLSNLETEKMKLLQIVLVGQPELREKLKLPELRQLNQRIVVRCHLGSLNFEETKSYIFKRLTIAGGKGSVKFTAMALKSIYEASSGIPRLINIVCDRTLTAAFVAGKRVIDEEIGKKAVDELDMDGTLRKDIEIPHKKRVRPAPAGSKQGGQNLGRRYILYPAVSAVIIAVMFAVWWNNRKTAAAPSFAGTPVIKSLPEEPVSPSTPPQAKDFGEVEGNKASTAQTGTENPSETVISEETAILKEMVILVNAVEHTISNGETLEIVKGDRLKIIDAIVEGTDSREVSVNLLGFVPNKSVNKGEDRGYLVDTAKDLWVKYSIKRRGLEYPVVVKHGDKKIGGIFIKIITNNSPAFGTPSLIKEGVGGS, from the coding sequence ATGTACGAAAAGTTTTTTTATTTAAAGGAAAATCCGTTTAATATAACTCCTGATCCGAAATTTTTATATATGAGTAAGAAACATCAGGAGGCGCTGGACCTTCTCTTTTTTGGCATTTCACAGCGCAAGGGTTTCCTTATGCTGTCTGGCGAGGTTGGCACCGGAAAGACAACTATTTGCAGGGCGCTTTTGGAGAAATTAGACTCAAAGGTGAGCAGCGCCCTTATTATAAACCCGCTTCTGTCAGATGTTGAACTGCTTAAGTCCATAAATGAAGATTTTGGCCTGAAGGCAGAAACCATGACCATGAAGGAACAGGTGGATGCCTTAAACTCTTTTCTCGTCGGGAAGGCCAAAAATGCTGAAAATGCGGTTGTGATAATGGATGAGGCGCAGAATCTGAGCTCAAAGGCGTTGGAGATGATAAGGTTGTTATCAAATCTTGAAACAGAAAAGATGAAGCTTCTGCAGATAGTTTTGGTAGGCCAGCCCGAGCTGAGAGAGAAGCTTAAACTTCCTGAACTCCGCCAGTTAAATCAGAGGATTGTAGTGAGATGCCATTTGGGATCTTTGAATTTTGAGGAGACCAAGTCATATATATTTAAACGGCTTACAATTGCAGGAGGCAAGGGCAGTGTAAAATTTACTGCAATGGCTTTAAAATCCATATACGAGGCAAGTTCCGGCATTCCCCGTCTTATAAATATTGTGTGCGACAGGACTTTAACAGCAGCCTTCGTGGCAGGAAAGAGGGTGATTGATGAGGAGATAGGAAAAAAGGCCGTAGATGAACTGGATATGGATGGAACCTTAAGAAAGGATATTGAGATACCGCACAAGAAGAGGGTCAGGCCTGCCCCTGCAGGCAGTAAGCAGGGTGGACAGAATCTGGGGAGGAGATATATATTATATCCGGCAGTATCGGCAGTTATTATTGCTGTGATGTTTGCAGTGTGGTGGAATAATAGGAAAACAGCTGCGGCTCCTTCATTTGCAGGCACACCTGTTATAAAATCTCTTCCGGAAGAACCCGTAAGTCCTTCAACTCCTCCCCAAGCCAAAGATTTTGGTGAGGTAGAGGGCAATAAGGCATCGACCGCGCAAACTGGCACAGAAAACCCATCTGAAACGGTTATTTCTGAGGAGACAGCGATACTGAAAGAGATGGTAATTCTTGTAAACGCAGTTGAGCATACTATTTCCAACGGTGAGACTTTGGAGATTGTAAAAGGGGATAGGCTTAAGATAATTGATGCAATTGTGGAAGGCACTGATAGCAGAGAAGTATCGGTAAACCTTCTCGGTTTTGTTCCAAATAAATCTGTTAATAAAGGAGAAGACAGAGGTTATTTGGTTGATACGGCAAAGGACCTATGGGTTAAATATTCTATAAAAAGGCGGGGCTTGGAATATCCGGTAGTTGTAAAACACGGAGACAAAAAGATAGGCGGGATTTTTATAAAAATCATTACTAATAACTCCCCCGCCTTCGGCACCCCCTCTTTGATTAAAGAGGGGGTTGGGGGGAGTTAA
- a CDS encoding tetratricopeptide repeat protein, with protein MSLIHQALNKIQTIEKTEALPVYSEGAKGHIYFNLPAARVRTILLALSLLILVFAVWWGIGRIGFSTRHQVVFKKPQPDLESMGQANLRQIQSGASFPDVKGVKGSGVIAAAEPALKAAKTKNINGVELYKQGRFFLAKMEFLSSIEIFPEYAEAYNNIGLTYKQLGDIKNAEDSYKKALQYKPGYPEAMNNYGILLEMKGNSNAAREYFKKAVLIAPDYPDPYLNMAVSLENSKRIEDAIIYYEGFLSHAEQAPDRVNRGLVQGEILLRDVRERVLYLKANSFAVGKNR; from the coding sequence ATGAGTTTAATACACCAGGCGCTCAATAAGATTCAAACAATAGAAAAGACCGAAGCCCTGCCTGTATATAGCGAGGGGGCGAAGGGGCATATATATTTTAATCTTCCTGCGGCAAGGGTGAGAACTATTTTATTAGCCCTTTCTTTGCTAATCCTTGTTTTTGCAGTGTGGTGGGGTATTGGCAGGATTGGTTTCTCAACCCGACATCAGGTGGTTTTTAAGAAACCACAGCCTGATTTAGAATCCATGGGACAGGCCAACCTCCGACAGATTCAATCGGGGGCAAGCTTCCCCGATGTAAAAGGCGTAAAAGGCAGCGGTGTGATTGCCGCGGCAGAGCCTGCGTTAAAAGCGGCAAAAACTAAAAATATTAACGGAGTGGAGCTTTACAAACAGGGCAGATTCTTTCTTGCAAAAATGGAGTTTTTATCTTCCATTGAAATATTTCCGGAATATGCCGAGGCATATAACAATATTGGTTTAACATATAAGCAATTGGGCGATATTAAAAATGCAGAGGATAGCTATAAAAAGGCCCTTCAATATAAACCCGGCTATCCTGAGGCCATGAATAACTACGGTATTCTTTTGGAAATGAAGGGAAATTCAAATGCGGCAAGAGAATATTTCAAAAAGGCTGTTTTGATTGCGCCTGATTACCCCGACCCCTACCTCAATATGGCTGTTTCTCTTGAGAATAGCAAAAGGATTGAGGATGCAATAATTTATTACGAAGGGTTTTTGTCCCATGCGGAACAAGCCCCCGACAGAGTCAATCGGGGGCTTGTTCAGGGCGAGATTCTCTTAAGAGATGTAAGAGAGAGGGTTCTTTATCTTAAAGCTAACAGCTTTGCGGTAGGAAAAAACAGGTAA
- the pilM gene encoding type IV pilus assembly protein PilM, with translation MFIFDRANLTGIDIGSYAVKVVKIKGKGSSRSLEALGYSRLDSAQFPEDSSKLSETFRNLFNAHRIKTKKVAAVLSGGSLALAHLYLPNMPKKDMKEAVRWEMRKQVAFSPEELVCDFTTIGEVKRGEGSVISLIAFGARKKDVEQLIKTLEDAALEPVRIDVAPMAMLACFDYNNIWENGINYSMIDIGDSKSMLAIFKDRKLMFAREIPAAGREITTAVMNKLACGSDMAEKEKIRCGVLRSGEGGQGVADAVSGVLERLAAEVHRSFEYYQAQFREGSVSKIFLCGGTARLKGLDDFFANILGVPCFIDDPLRNIKVEPKRFEAARVREFAPALAITVGLAL, from the coding sequence ATGTTTATTTTTGACCGTGCTAACCTTACAGGCATTGATATAGGTTCGTATGCTGTAAAGGTTGTAAAGATAAAAGGAAAAGGGAGCAGCCGCTCCCTCGAGGCTCTCGGGTATTCGAGGCTGGACAGCGCGCAATTTCCTGAGGACAGTTCAAAATTAAGCGAAACATTTCGAAATCTTTTTAATGCCCACAGAATAAAGACAAAAAAGGTTGCGGCTGTTCTTTCCGGCGGTTCTTTGGCTCTGGCGCATCTATACCTGCCCAATATGCCAAAAAAGGATATGAAGGAGGCTGTGCGATGGGAAATGCGGAAGCAGGTTGCTTTTTCTCCCGAGGAATTAGTTTGTGATTTTACTACTATCGGCGAGGTAAAAAGGGGAGAGGGATCCGTCATTTCCCTTATAGCATTCGGCGCCAGGAAAAAGGATGTGGAGCAGTTGATAAAAACCCTTGAGGATGCTGCGCTTGAGCCTGTTAGAATTGATGTGGCCCCAATGGCCATGCTTGCATGTTTTGATTATAACAATATATGGGAGAATGGCATAAATTATTCAATGATAGATATTGGTGATTCAAAATCAATGCTTGCCATATTTAAGGATAGGAAGCTTATGTTTGCCAGAGAGATACCGGCAGCTGGCAGGGAAATAACAACGGCTGTTATGAATAAACTGGCATGCGGCTCAGATATGGCGGAGAAGGAGAAAATAAGATGCGGGGTATTGCGGTCGGGTGAAGGAGGGCAAGGGGTTGCAGACGCAGTATCAGGTGTTTTAGAACGGCTGGCTGCCGAGGTTCACAGGTCTTTTGAGTATTACCAGGCGCAGTTCAGGGAAGGTAGTGTAAGTAAGATTTTTTTGTGCGGCGGGACAGCAAGACTTAAAGGCCTGGATGATTTTTTTGCAAACATCCTTGGAGTCCCTTGTTTTATAGATGACCCGCTGCGCAATATAAAGGTGGAACCTAAAAGATTTGAGGCGGCAAGGGTGAGAGAGTTTGCCCCTGCCCTTGCCATTACAGTGGGTTTGGCCCTATGA
- a CDS encoding PilN domain-containing protein, with translation MIERINLIPDEMLIGKKAGQKRPFIIGILILYVLGLGAVYIYQKAKVKERLNNVEQTRRQRDELIAQNARYREVIERINLVQKREEDIKKRLAVISSLLEDRVYWSEILRNTTHRIPDGIWLTSLSTNDLAKVSGKPPAESTGGKGVKFNGTALSNSAIAAFVFALENSRDFGNVVLAYSQKNEFQGRDLYDFEISADLRGVKR, from the coding sequence ATGATAGAACGGATAAACCTTATTCCTGATGAGATGCTTATAGGTAAGAAGGCCGGGCAAAAAAGGCCTTTTATTATCGGTATTTTGATTCTTTATGTTCTGGGTTTGGGCGCGGTTTATATTTATCAAAAGGCTAAAGTTAAAGAAAGATTGAATAATGTGGAGCAGACAAGAAGGCAAAGGGATGAACTTATAGCGCAGAATGCAAGATACAGAGAGGTCATAGAAAGAATTAATCTTGTGCAGAAAAGGGAAGAAGATATAAAAAAAAGGCTGGCGGTGATAAGTTCTCTTTTGGAAGACAGGGTATATTGGTCAGAGATACTGCGGAACACAACTCATCGTATACCAGATGGGATTTGGCTTACCAGTTTGTCCACTAATGATTTGGCCAAAGTGTCCGGCAAACCCCCGGCAGAGTCAACCGGGGGCAAGGGTGTTAAATTCAATGGAACCGCTCTTTCAAATTCAGCGATTGCGGCGTTTGTCTTTGCCCTGGAGAATTCCCGCGATTTTGGGAATGTGGTTTTAGCCTATTCCCAGAAAAATGAATTTCAGGGCAGGGATCTCTATGATTTTGAGATTTCAGCAGATTTAAGAGGGGTAAAGAGATAG
- the pilO gene encoding type 4a pilus biogenesis protein PilO: MADIKDIISRLEIPAVREYREAVIGLLLIAAATFFFYQYIYLKKVVELKRIDSQIQEVAADVNRVSTEIKETQKIAERLKDAMERLKDMEERFTVTQSKLPSDKQLSSILKGLIGDDRKRGIKFISLRPLPLEPKGEYFKLPFQITMQAGFQSFGEYLERIEEMPRIVTVENFRIEAKEEDQPPTESIGGKPHLSIQLFMNTYVLGGQ; this comes from the coding sequence ATGGCGGATATTAAAGATATAATATCAAGGCTTGAAATACCAGCAGTCAGGGAATACAGGGAAGCAGTAATCGGGCTCTTGCTTATTGCGGCTGCAACTTTCTTCTTTTACCAGTATATTTATTTAAAAAAGGTTGTAGAGCTCAAAAGAATAGACTCTCAGATTCAGGAGGTAGCGGCAGATGTTAACAGGGTTTCAACGGAGATAAAAGAGACGCAGAAGATTGCAGAGAGGCTCAAAGACGCAATGGAAAGGCTTAAGGATATGGAAGAAAGGTTTACAGTAACACAGAGTAAACTTCCCTCTGACAAACAACTCTCGTCCATATTAAAAGGTCTTATTGGCGATGATAGAAAGAGGGGCATAAAATTTATATCACTCAGGCCTTTGCCACTGGAACCCAAAGGCGAATATTTTAAACTGCCGTTTCAGATAACCATGCAGGCGGGGTTTCAGTCATTTGGTGAATATTTAGAGAGGATAGAAGAGATGCCGAGGATAGTTACTGTGGAAAATTTCAGAATAGAGGCAAAAGAGGAAGACCAGCCCCCGACAGAGTCAATCGGGGGCAAGCCCCATCTTTCCATTCAATTATTTATGAATACATATGTCCTTGGAGGGCAATGA
- the pilQ gene encoding type IV pilus secretin PilQ — translation MILKKHNNKKAGVGGYRLLAIGYGLWVLPIAYCLLSIACSVAEAEIYNNIKARIEGDTTVFTIEVKDAELKDVLRALAKQNNLNIIVGEDIAAKATFSLDKITFKDALEIITKTNGLSYVIQNNVLWIGKKDSIAKTGEDIIMEMVQLNYAKASDVAGNIKGVLSEKGSAVSDSRTNSLILRDAKKNIEDAKLLIKSLDTRTMQVVIEARIIEVQNNFARDLGVQWGAAGGTAGKNAFTTGFGSTATAPSNTVTPSGFIGSGGRFATQPNFAVNLPAAGVPVGALGLAFGKLTGDPLLLDLRISAGERSGQLKIVSQPKVTTLNNTAATIHSGLNFKVRTSTTTTTTGAATATGTISAGLEDVKTGIDLTVTPRISSDDFIYLNIIASKSDPDFARSVDGIPGVSEKRASTSVLVKDGETTVIGGLYKSTASDADNSIPYLSKIPILGWLFKSNSKIADNEELLVFITPRIVKYDSQIDKDKNNPMEVKP, via the coding sequence ATGATATTAAAAAAACACAACAATAAGAAGGCAGGGGTCGGGGGCTATAGGCTATTGGCTATAGGCTATGGGCTATGGGTTTTACCTATTGCCTATTGCCTATTGTCTATTGCCTGTTCTGTTGCAGAGGCCGAGATATATAACAACATAAAGGCAAGGATTGAAGGGGATACAACTGTCTTTACCATAGAGGTTAAAGATGCGGAGCTTAAAGATGTTCTAAGGGCCCTTGCCAAGCAGAATAACCTTAATATTATTGTGGGGGAGGATATAGCGGCTAAGGCAACATTTAGTTTGGATAAGATTACATTTAAGGATGCGCTTGAGATTATCACCAAAACCAATGGGCTTAGTTATGTGATTCAAAACAATGTCCTCTGGATTGGCAAGAAAGATAGTATTGCAAAGACGGGGGAGGATATTATAATGGAAATGGTGCAGCTTAATTATGCAAAGGCATCGGATGTTGCCGGAAATATTAAAGGCGTTTTAAGCGAAAAGGGAAGCGCTGTGTCTGACAGCAGGACAAATTCCCTCATATTAAGAGATGCGAAAAAAAATATAGAGGATGCAAAACTTCTTATCAAATCTCTGGATACGAGGACTATGCAGGTTGTTATAGAGGCAAGGATCATAGAGGTCCAAAATAACTTTGCAAGAGACCTTGGCGTACAGTGGGGCGCGGCTGGCGGCACAGCAGGCAAGAATGCATTTACTACAGGTTTTGGCAGCACGGCAACCGCTCCTTCTAATACCGTAACACCAAGTGGTTTCATAGGTTCGGGAGGGCGATTTGCCACACAGCCAAATTTTGCTGTAAACCTTCCAGCAGCAGGGGTACCCGTAGGGGCATTGGGCCTTGCATTTGGCAAGCTGACAGGCGACCCCCTTCTTTTGGATCTCCGCATATCTGCCGGCGAGAGGAGCGGCCAGTTAAAGATAGTCTCTCAGCCAAAGGTGACCACATTGAACAACACCGCGGCTACTATACACAGCGGGCTTAACTTTAAGGTAAGGACATCAACGACCACCACAACCACAGGCGCCGCAACTGCAACCGGCACAATAAGCGCAGGCCTTGAGGATGTAAAAACCGGCATAGACCTGACGGTGACTCCTCGAATATCATCCGATGATTTTATTTATCTTAACATCATTGCAAGTAAAAGCGACCCTGATTTTGCGCGCAGCGTGGACGGAATACCTGGTGTCAGTGAAAAAAGGGCAAGCACATCTGTTCTTGTTAAGGATGGAGAAACTACTGTAATCGGCGGGCTCTATAAAAGCACAGCGTCTGACGCTGATAATTCTATTCCGTATCTTTCAAAGATACCGATATTGGGCTGGCTTTTTAAGTCAAACAGCAAGATTGCGGATAATGAAGAGTTGCTGGTGTTTATAACCCCCCGGATAGTCAAATATGATAGTCAAATAGATAAAGATAAAAATAACCCTATGGAGGTGAAGCCGTGA
- a CDS encoding SPOR domain-containing protein: MNKKTIILLAALVVIGGAAAYFLFFKDSGIMTAPEPEKVAKRMKIEVPSPPEVKKEITIPAGVQTQTQPPVEQGAAKPVEVKPEIKKTEKIKTAVKEVVPEKKEEIKKEKQRPAADKKMAYKLWAVHVASYVSKEEALSVVKKLKQDNYNAYMTEFAMSGKHWYRVRIGFYASDREAKAIGQKISGNYSISGIWTVKPKKKEITSHLN; this comes from the coding sequence GTGAACAAAAAGACAATTATATTACTGGCAGCGCTTGTAGTAATAGGCGGAGCTGCTGCCTATTTCTTATTCTTTAAAGACTCTGGCATTATGACTGCGCCTGAACCTGAAAAAGTTGCAAAAAGGATGAAGATAGAGGTTCCTTCGCCTCCTGAGGTAAAGAAGGAGATAACAATACCGGCTGGGGTGCAGACACAGACGCAGCCGCCTGTAGAGCAGGGCGCTGCAAAGCCTGTTGAAGTGAAGCCGGAGATTAAGAAAACAGAGAAAATAAAGACTGCTGTTAAAGAGGTTGTTCCTGAAAAAAAGGAAGAGATTAAAAAAGAGAAACAAAGGCCTGCTGCAGATAAGAAAATGGCTTATAAGCTATGGGCCGTGCATGTTGCATCTTATGTGTCAAAAGAAGAGGCCTTATCCGTGGTAAAAAAACTGAAACAGGATAACTATAATGCCTATATGACAGAGTTTGCTATGAGTGGGAAGCATTGGTATAGGGTCAGAATAGGGTTTTATGCGTCAGACCGGGAGGCAAAGGCTATAGGGCAGAAAATATCAGGCAACTACAGCATAAGCGGTATATGGACAGTCAAACCAAAAAAGAAAGAGATAACGAGCCATCTGAATTAA
- the miaB gene encoding tRNA (N6-isopentenyl adenosine(37)-C2)-methylthiotransferase MiaB, translating into MEPQLDKKEKYLFIETFGCQMNENDSERIIGLMRHSNFKTTDNPDNADMVILNTCSIRDKAQHKVYSALGRLKKLKAGKPNLIIGVGGCMAQQEGNRLLKRAPHLDVVFGTHNIHRLPDLVREVETAKNKAVATGFYDSIEEELFDHAYFENRSEYFAVRVKASVAVMRGCDNFCTYCVVPYVRGRESSRKSSDILQEINRLAEAGIKEITLLGQNVNSYWNKGECISFPELLRRVCRIDGIERVRFITSHPKDMSEELIKLFGEEERLCRHIHLPVQSGSDIILKKMNRGYTREEYLNKAYKLKRLYPDMGITTDIIVGFPGETKADFSDTMGLIKEMGFDNIFSFKYSQRQETTAASFDNHIPEPEKEERLEILHGVQRDIALRKNQEMIGRILDVLTEGKRKTSSVRPPEAGYDVMLNIDAAQLTGRTSCNKVVNFSAYERLIGKIVPVRIISAAPNSMLGLYSEDKEEKPNICC; encoded by the coding sequence ATGGAACCTCAATTAGATAAAAAAGAAAAATACCTTTTTATTGAGACATTTGGATGCCAGATGAATGAAAATGACTCAGAGCGGATAATTGGTCTCATGAGACATAGTAATTTCAAGACTACTGATAACCCCGATAACGCGGATATGGTTATACTCAATACATGCAGTATCAGGGATAAGGCGCAGCATAAGGTTTACAGCGCATTAGGCAGGCTTAAGAAACTTAAGGCCGGTAAACCGAATTTGATTATTGGTGTGGGTGGCTGCATGGCTCAGCAAGAGGGAAATAGATTATTAAAGAGGGCGCCGCATCTTGACGTTGTATTTGGCACGCACAATATCCATCGCCTGCCGGATTTGGTCAGAGAGGTTGAGACTGCAAAAAACAAGGCTGTTGCTACAGGATTTTATGATTCCATTGAAGAAGAATTATTTGACCATGCATATTTTGAAAATCGGTCAGAATATTTCGCTGTCAGGGTTAAGGCATCGGTTGCTGTAATGAGGGGATGTGATAATTTTTGTACCTATTGTGTAGTCCCGTATGTGAGGGGGAGGGAATCGAGCAGAAAAAGCAGCGATATACTGCAGGAGATAAATAGGCTGGCAGAGGCAGGGATAAAAGAGATAACCCTTCTGGGTCAGAATGTTAATTCATACTGGAATAAAGGCGAATGCATTTCCTTTCCTGAGCTTTTAAGGCGGGTTTGCAGAATAGATGGGATAGAAAGGGTCAGGTTTATAACATCACATCCCAAAGATATGTCAGAAGAACTTATAAAACTCTTTGGGGAAGAGGAAAGGCTTTGCCGTCATATTCATCTCCCAGTTCAGTCCGGTTCTGATATAATATTAAAAAAGATGAACAGGGGATATACCAGAGAGGAATATCTGAATAAGGCATATAAACTCAAGAGGCTTTATCCTGATATGGGCATTACAACTGATATTATCGTTGGTTTTCCGGGAGAGACTAAAGCCGATTTTTCAGATACTATGGGTTTAATAAAAGAAATGGGATTTGACAACATATTTTCATTTAAGTATTCTCAAAGACAGGAGACAACGGCTGCATCCTTTGATAATCACATTCCTGAGCCGGAAAAGGAGGAGAGGCTTGAGATACTCCATGGAGTGCAGAGGGATATAGCCCTGCGCAAGAATCAGGAAATGATAGGAAGGATTTTGGATGTTTTGACAGAGGGGAAAAGAAAAACATCGTCGGTTCGCCCGCCTGAGGCGGGTTACGATGTTATGTTAAATATTGACGCCGCCCAACTTACAGGCAGGACATCATGCAATAAGGTGGTAAATTTTTCCGCATACGAAAGACTCATTGGAAAGATTGTGCCGGTAAGAATAATAAGCGCTGCTCCGAATTCCATGCTTGGGCTTTACTCAGAAGATAAGGAGGAAAAACCAAATATATGCTGTTAG
- a CDS encoding bifunctional nuclease family protein, producing the protein MLLEMKVFGLAIDPVTNAPILILKDTEGKNVLPIWIGPLEASAIATELEKIQLARPMTHDLLKDIFKNLGITVSKVAITDLEDNVYYAVIHLMYGENSYAVDARPSDAIAVALRANSSIFVENKVLEKSKTLDIGKKVASSKGRQKNGVDKEGDKQDEWLNILERLSPENFGKYKM; encoded by the coding sequence ATGCTGTTAGAGATGAAGGTTTTTGGTCTTGCCATAGATCCGGTTACCAATGCGCCTATACTCATTTTAAAAGATACGGAAGGCAAAAATGTCCTTCCTATATGGATAGGGCCGTTAGAGGCAAGCGCTATTGCAACAGAACTGGAAAAGATACAGTTGGCCAGACCAATGACTCATGATCTTTTAAAAGATATATTTAAAAACCTTGGTATAACTGTTTCTAAAGTTGCGATAACAGACCTTGAAGATAATGTTTATTATGCCGTCATCCATTTGATGTATGGGGAAAACAGCTATGCTGTAGATGCGAGACCAAGCGATGCAATAGCTGTTGCCCTGAGAGCAAACTCGTCAATATTTGTTGAAAATAAGGTTTTAGAAAAATCAAAAACCCTTGATATTGGAAAGAAGGTTGCTTCATCCAAAGGGCGTCAGAAGAATGGAGTGGATAAGGAAGGGGACAAGCAGGATGAATGGCTGAATATACTGGAAAGGCTTTCCCCTGAGAATTTTGGGAAATACAAGATGTAA